TAGATATAGAACTTACCATAAATCATGTTGATGATATTATGGAAAAAGAACTTTCTCTCCAACTTCCAGCGTGGCGACCAGGTCGTTATACGCTACAAAATTTCGCTAAAAACATCGCAAAGTTCGAAGTTTTTGATGAAAATGAAAATCCTTTAGAATTTGCTAAAGCGACCAAAGATAATTGGAAAATAACTACGGATGGTGCAAAAACTGTAAAAGTTCGTTATACCTACTATGCCAACCAAATGGATGCAGGAGGGTGTTATGTAGATGAAAAACAAATTTATTTGAATTTTATTTGTTGTTGTTTGGAAGTACAGAATCGTCCAGATTCTATGTATAGAGTGCATATAGAAATGCCTTCTCGTTATAAAGTGGCTTGTGCATTGGAACAAAAAACTGAAAAAACAGAAGGAAAAGATAAGGATTACCTCATTGCAACAGATTTTTTCAACTTAGTAGATTCGCCTCTTATTGCTTCTGATACACTTCAACACAAAAGCTATAAGGTTGAAAATTCGGAAGCCAATTTTCATATCTGGATTCAAGGTGACTGGCAACCTAATTGGGAGAAAGCAATTCCACAATTTGAAAAGTTTACCAAAGACCAAATTGCTCTCTTTACTGATTTTCCAAGTACGGATTATCACTTTATGTTTCAAATTTTGCCTTATCCGAAATACCATGGTGTAGAACATTCACATTCCACAGTTATTACACTAGGCGCAGATTACGATATGGACGGAGAGGCTCGTTACAACGACTTTTTAGGAATTAGCTCGCACGAACTTTTCCATTTTTGGAATATTATGCGTATTCGTCCGAAAGAACTTATGCCTTATGATTTATCTAAAGAGACTTACTTCAAAACAGGTTTTGTAGCCGAAGGA
This region of Bernardetia sp. genomic DNA includes:
- a CDS encoding M61 family metallopeptidase, whose amino-acid sequence is MLDYKISYTQPHHHFIDIELTINHVDDIMEKELSLQLPAWRPGRYTLQNFAKNIAKFEVFDENENPLEFAKATKDNWKITTDGAKTVKVRYTYYANQMDAGGCYVDEKQIYLNFICCCLEVQNRPDSMYRVHIEMPSRYKVACALEQKTEKTEGKDKDYLIATDFFNLVDSPLIASDTLQHKSYKVENSEANFHIWIQGDWQPNWEKAIPQFEKFTKDQIALFTDFPSTDYHFMFQILPYPKYHGVEHSHSTVITLGADYDMDGEARYNDFLGISSHELFHFWNIMRIRPKELMPYDLSKETYFKTGFVAEGLTTYYGDYVLCRSGVWTEEYYLKELEVLLKRHFHNNGRLNLSVADSSYDLWLDGYELGIPNRKSSIYVEGAMAAFILDMKIRKSSNNEKSLDDIMIKLWEDFGKKEVGYSLEDYHNVVDSVAGEHIADYFEKCIYSPNALNTYLKEAFDYIGIEKIFVPNENEMERRLSLKTVFQNNAYLVIGYAPDSEVAKCLTVNDEIVAINSYKLDATNPNAILKKAVKEDKAELEISFFRDNQLHTITTKYEESGYPNIKLKIKEDATEEQKANLKKWLAPLV